One genomic segment of Desulforamulus reducens MI-1 includes these proteins:
- the thiD gene encoding bifunctional hydroxymethylpyrimidine kinase/phosphomethylpyrimidine kinase: MKNVLTIAGSDSCGGAGIQADIKTFSALGTYGMSVITAITAQNTMGVFKVTELEEEIVAAQINCIYEDIKVDAVKIGMVSNSIIIKTIAQCLRKHAAKNIVIDPVMVSKSKYKLLRPEACEALVSFLFPLAQVVTPNIPEAEVILGKRIQNVEHMQEAAVAIHKMGPANVIVKGGHLPGDAVDVLFDGQKFTLLSDVRIATKNTHGTGCTFSSAIAASLAKGFNIREAFGAAKEYIHGAIENSFSIGQGVGPTHHFYSLYKRAGLVD; this comes from the coding sequence ATGAAAAATGTATTAACCATAGCAGGCTCGGATTCCTGTGGCGGGGCGGGTATTCAAGCAGATATTAAAACCTTTAGTGCCCTTGGTACCTATGGTATGAGTGTCATTACTGCCATAACGGCCCAAAACACAATGGGAGTTTTTAAAGTAACCGAATTGGAGGAAGAAATTGTTGCAGCCCAAATTAATTGTATTTATGAAGATATCAAAGTGGATGCAGTAAAAATTGGTATGGTATCCAACAGTATCATTATAAAAACCATTGCCCAGTGCTTGAGGAAACATGCTGCCAAAAATATTGTGATTGATCCGGTGATGGTATCTAAAAGTAAATATAAACTGTTGAGACCCGAGGCCTGTGAAGCACTGGTTAGTTTTTTGTTTCCCCTGGCCCAGGTGGTTACCCCAAACATACCTGAGGCCGAGGTGATCCTTGGGAAAAGGATTCAAAATGTAGAGCATATGCAGGAAGCGGCAGTGGCCATACACAAAATGGGGCCTGCCAATGTTATTGTTAAAGGCGGTCACCTGCCAGGGGATGCTGTTGATGTACTTTTTGATGGTCAAAAATTTACATTGCTGAGTGACGTGAGGATTGCTACAAAAAACACCCATGGTACCGGTTGTACCTTTTCCTCAGCCATTGCAGCCAGTTTAGCCAAGGGTTTCAATATTCGGGAAGCCTTTGGGGCAGCCAAAGAATATATCCATGGGGCTATTGAAAATTCCTTCAGCATTGGCCAGGGGGTGGGACCGACCCATCATTTTTACTCCCTTTATAAAAGGGCCGGATTAGTGGACTGA
- the thiS gene encoding sulfur carrier protein ThiS, translating into MNIVYNGKVATLPDAMTIGQFIQEKGFNPNTIIIEHNNRLIKKDDWSKLVLQENDQLEVLRFVGGG; encoded by the coding sequence GTGAACATTGTTTACAATGGAAAGGTTGCAACTTTACCCGATGCTATGACCATTGGCCAGTTTATCCAGGAGAAGGGGTTTAATCCGAACACGATTATTATTGAGCATAATAATCGTCTAATTAAAAAGGATGACTGGTCTAAACTCGTATTGCAAGAAAATGATCAACTGGAAGTTCTAAGATTTGTGGGGGGAGGTTAA
- a CDS encoding thiazole synthase produces the protein MKEVFSVGGKELTSRLLIGSGKYSTNKLIPAILDASGSQVITMAMRRVDTEFTEENILNYIPSDCVLMPNTSGARNAQEAIRIARLARAAGCGDWVKIEVISDNRYLLPDNYETIRATEVLTAEGFQVFPYMSPDLMVAKELERVGAAAVMPLGAPIGSNRGLQTRELVRILIEEISLPVIVDAGIGRPSEAAEAMEMGAAAVLVNTAVATAKDPVAMARAFGLAVEAGRTAYLAGPGATQQVARASSPLTGFLREE, from the coding sequence TTGAAAGAAGTTTTTTCTGTGGGGGGAAAGGAGTTAACCAGTCGTTTATTGATTGGTTCAGGTAAGTACTCAACAAATAAATTAATCCCAGCCATTCTGGATGCCTCAGGTTCTCAGGTCATAACCATGGCCATGCGGCGGGTGGATACGGAATTTACAGAAGAAAATATTTTAAATTATATACCCTCTGATTGCGTTTTAATGCCCAATACCTCAGGGGCAAGAAACGCCCAGGAAGCCATTCGTATTGCTAGGCTGGCCAGGGCGGCGGGTTGTGGGGATTGGGTGAAAATTGAAGTTATTTCCGACAACCGTTATCTTTTGCCGGATAATTATGAGACCATCCGGGCCACAGAGGTTTTGACTGCTGAGGGTTTTCAAGTATTTCCTTATATGAGTCCTGATTTAATGGTGGCCAAGGAACTGGAACGGGTAGGGGCTGCAGCAGTTATGCCCTTGGGCGCACCCATTGGCAGCAACCGGGGGCTACAAACCCGGGAACTTGTACGTATCCTAATTGAGGAAATATCCCTGCCTGTAATCGTTGATGCCGGTATCGGACGTCCTTCTGAAGCTGCGGAAGCCATGGAGATGGGGGCCGCGGCGGTGCTGGTAAATACCGCAGTGGCCACGGCTAAAGACCCGGTGGCCATGGCTCGGGCCTTTGGGTTAGCTGTGGAGGCAGGGAGAACTGCTTACTTGGCTGGACCTGGGGCAACCCAACAAGTTGCCAGGGCTTCTTCGCCTCTAACTGGGTTTTTACGGGAAGAATAG
- the thiH gene encoding 2-iminoacetate synthase ThiH, with amino-acid sequence MGFYQECKEYQKSDFNSFFNKLTDEDIRRIIYKSRLSPWDYLALLSPVAERHLEEMAQRAQQLTLQHFGRSILLFTPLYLANYCVNQCVYCGFGAKNLINRKKLTLDEVAAEAKAIAATGLKHILILTGESRVHSSVQYIRDCVEVLKEYFTSVSIEIYPLEEEEYADLIATGVDGLTMYQEVYDEAEYDKIHLAGPKKNYRFRLEAPERACRAGIRTVNIGALLGFYDWRSEAFLTGVHANYLQSQYPAVEVSISPPRMRPHVGGYMPREKITDKNLVQYILAYRLFMPRGGITLSTRESAELRDHLLPLGVTKMSAGSSTNVGGHAGGEPSTSQFDISDERDVPAMVKMLYNQGYQPVFKDWQMLG; translated from the coding sequence ATGGGATTTTATCAGGAATGCAAGGAATACCAAAAAAGTGATTTCAATAGTTTTTTTAATAAGTTAACCGACGAAGACATACGCAGGATTATTTATAAATCTCGGTTATCTCCATGGGATTATCTGGCTTTGCTGTCGCCGGTGGCAGAAAGACATTTGGAAGAAATGGCCCAGCGTGCTCAGCAACTTACATTGCAGCATTTTGGCAGGTCTATACTACTCTTTACCCCCCTTTATCTGGCCAATTACTGTGTAAATCAATGTGTCTATTGTGGTTTTGGGGCAAAAAACTTAATAAACAGAAAAAAACTAACCCTTGACGAAGTGGCAGCGGAGGCAAAGGCTATTGCAGCAACGGGTCTTAAACATATTCTAATTTTAACAGGAGAATCCAGGGTCCACTCGTCGGTGCAATACATTCGAGATTGTGTGGAAGTTTTAAAAGAATATTTTACTTCTGTTAGTATTGAAATTTATCCTTTGGAAGAAGAAGAGTATGCTGATTTAATTGCCACAGGGGTTGATGGCTTAACCATGTATCAAGAGGTTTACGATGAAGCTGAGTATGACAAAATCCACCTGGCGGGACCCAAAAAGAATTACCGTTTTCGCTTAGAGGCACCGGAGCGGGCCTGTCGGGCCGGCATAAGGACGGTCAATATTGGGGCCCTGCTGGGATTCTATGACTGGCGTAGCGAAGCCTTTTTAACTGGGGTTCATGCTAACTATTTACAAAGCCAATACCCTGCTGTGGAAGTAAGTATTTCACCGCCTCGCATGCGACCCCATGTGGGAGGGTATATGCCCCGAGAAAAGATAACCGATAAAAACTTAGTGCAGTATATCCTGGCCTACCGATTGTTTATGCCCAGGGGAGGTATCACCCTTTCCACCCGGGAATCGGCAGAATTGCGTGACCATTTGCTGCCGTTGGGAGTTACCAAAATGTCGGCGGGCTCTTCTACCAATGTAGGGGGACATGCCGGAGGAGAACCATCAACCAGCCAGTTTGATATCTCCGATGAAAGGGATGTGCCGGCCATGGTAAAGATGTTGTATAACCAAGGTTATCAACCTGTCTTTAAAGACTGGCAGATGCTAGGGTGA
- the thiF gene encoding sulfur carrier protein ThiS adenylyltransferase ThiF, which translates to MNNFERALAVTLGEGSLAKIQKIKVGIAGAGGLGSNCAQFLVRSGFKYFKIVDYDKVDHSNLNRQFYFKNQVGLFKVDALYYNLLKINPAVAIETIKEKIDQTNVQTLFQDCDVVIEAVDGPEDKRLLVEAYLNRGKLLVAVSGMAGWGNTEAIRVRQVTEDFFLVGDRVSEVSPANPPLAPGVVVAAAKQADIVLQHVLDQ; encoded by the coding sequence ATGAACAATTTTGAAAGGGCCTTGGCAGTTACGTTGGGGGAAGGCAGCCTTGCCAAAATTCAAAAAATTAAAGTGGGGATTGCCGGAGCCGGGGGATTGGGCTCAAACTGTGCACAATTTCTTGTCAGAAGTGGCTTTAAATATTTTAAAATAGTGGACTATGATAAAGTTGATCACAGTAACTTGAACCGACAGTTTTACTTTAAGAACCAGGTGGGACTCTTTAAGGTGGATGCTCTTTATTATAATTTATTAAAGATAAATCCGGCAGTGGCCATAGAAACAATCAAAGAAAAAATTGATCAAACCAACGTACAGACGCTATTTCAGGATTGTGACGTTGTTATTGAGGCTGTGGACGGTCCAGAGGATAAAAGGCTGCTGGTGGAGGCTTATTTAAACAGGGGAAAACTGCTGGTGGCAGTGTCTGGTATGGCCGGCTGGGGTAATACGGAGGCCATTCGGGTTCGCCAGGTAACAGAGGATTTCTTCCTGGTGGGTGATAGGGTATCGGAGGTATCTCCGGCCAACCCTCCACTGGCACCGGGGGTTGTGGTAGCAGCAGCTAAGCAGGCAGATATTGTACTGCAGCATGTTTTGGACCAATAA
- the thiE gene encoding thiamine phosphate synthase produces the protein MADKRQVQELFNTGLYGITAEEYSLGRSNYAVIKAMINAGIKVIQYREKEKKLREKYQECLDIRKLTQQAGVTFIVNDHIDLALMVGADGVHIGQDDLPPEKVRQLVGEKMIIGLSTHSPLQAQAALAAGVDYIGVGPIFATRTKKDVCQPVGLEYLEYVVKNIPLPFVAIGGIKEHNLSEVSKRGAQCAALVTEIVGAKDIVEKVHSLRKRINI, from the coding sequence GTGGCCGACAAAAGGCAGGTTCAGGAACTTTTCAACACAGGTCTCTATGGGATTACCGCTGAAGAATATTCCCTGGGTAGAAGCAATTATGCAGTGATTAAGGCTATGATTAATGCAGGGATAAAGGTCATACAGTACAGAGAGAAGGAAAAGAAGCTGCGGGAAAAGTACCAGGAATGCCTGGATATAAGGAAATTAACGCAGCAAGCTGGAGTAACCTTCATAGTAAATGACCACATTGATTTGGCATTAATGGTAGGTGCCGATGGTGTACACATTGGACAAGATGATTTACCACCGGAAAAGGTTCGTCAACTGGTGGGGGAAAAAATGATTATTGGTCTTTCCACCCATTCTCCACTTCAGGCCCAGGCAGCGTTGGCAGCGGGTGTGGACTATATCGGAGTGGGGCCCATATTTGCTACCCGGACCAAAAAGGATGTTTGCCAACCGGTGGGGTTGGAGTATCTGGAGTATGTTGTTAAAAATATTCCCCTTCCCTTTGTGGCCATTGGTGGTATAAAAGAACACAATCTATCCGAGGTGTCTAAACGTGGGGCCCAATGTGCGGCCCTGGTAACAGAAATTGTAGGGGCAAAGGATATTGTTGAGAAAGTGCATTCCCTTAGGAAAAGAATAAATATCTAA
- the rsmA gene encoding 16S rRNA (adenine(1518)-N(6)/adenine(1519)-N(6))-dimethyltransferase RsmA: MRELTSPSVVKDIINTYGFRVRKALGQNFLMDANIIDKIVNAAELTPGDLVFEIGPGLGVLTQRLARSAGKVIAVEIDKNLLPILTETLTDFDNAQVVHADALKVDFDRLAAEHTEGGFGKGAKSFKLVANLPYYITTPILMHLLTSGFNFDCLVVMMQKEVAERLQASPGGKDYGSLSIAVQYYTVPEIVTRVPKTVFFPAPDVESAVIQLTRRKRPPVTLESEEVFFKVVRAAFGQRRKTLLNSLTGSGLAEKETWIKILEEAAIDPTRRGETLTIEDFANLANTYHRYQE; the protein is encoded by the coding sequence TTGCGAGAATTAACATCACCTTCAGTGGTTAAAGACATTATTAACACTTATGGATTTAGAGTAAGAAAGGCCCTAGGGCAGAACTTTCTAATGGATGCCAATATTATTGATAAAATTGTCAATGCAGCGGAATTAACGCCAGGTGACCTGGTCTTTGAAATAGGCCCCGGCCTTGGCGTACTTACCCAGCGTCTGGCTCGTTCGGCAGGGAAAGTAATCGCTGTGGAGATTGACAAGAACCTATTGCCCATACTGACCGAGACCCTGACGGATTTTGACAATGCCCAGGTTGTTCACGCAGATGCATTAAAAGTGGATTTTGACCGGCTTGCCGCAGAACACACCGAGGGTGGCTTTGGCAAGGGAGCTAAAAGTTTTAAGCTGGTGGCAAATCTCCCCTATTACATCACCACACCTATTTTAATGCACCTGTTAACCAGTGGGTTTAACTTCGATTGTCTGGTGGTTATGATGCAAAAGGAAGTGGCAGAACGGTTGCAAGCGTCTCCCGGCGGGAAGGATTACGGGAGTCTTAGTATAGCTGTACAGTACTACACGGTGCCGGAAATCGTCACCAGGGTTCCCAAAACGGTATTTTTCCCTGCACCGGATGTGGAGTCTGCGGTTATCCAATTGACCCGGCGAAAACGTCCCCCTGTGACATTGGAAAGTGAAGAAGTGTTTTTTAAGGTGGTTCGGGCGGCCTTTGGTCAAAGAAGGAAGACCCTGCTTAATTCACTGACCGGTTCAGGATTGGCAGAAAAAGAAACCTGGATAAAGATACTTGAGGAAGCGGCGATCGACCCCACCAGAAGGGGAGAGACCCTGACCATAGAAGATTTTGCAAATCTAGCCAATACATATCATCGCTATCAAGAGTAG
- a CDS encoding ribonuclease H-like YkuK family protein, which produces MNFISPTKGNMNFEEMLQDIVDYIKNLPCSSYKILVGTDSQVRRETCFVTAVIVHRRGKGARYYYCKNMQKKIISLRQKIFYETTMSLELGAKITSLLAEGGMEHLNVEIHIDVGNQGETKELIREVVGMVTGSGFEAKIKPDSFAASSVADRHTK; this is translated from the coding sequence ATGAACTTTATCAGCCCTACCAAAGGAAATATGAACTTTGAAGAGATGCTGCAGGATATTGTTGATTATATAAAGAATCTTCCTTGTTCTTCTTATAAAATCCTAGTGGGTACCGATTCGCAGGTTCGCAGGGAGACCTGTTTTGTAACTGCGGTTATTGTACATCGAAGGGGTAAGGGCGCCCGGTATTACTACTGCAAAAACATGCAAAAGAAAATAATAAGTCTGCGTCAAAAGATTTTTTACGAAACCACCATGAGTCTTGAACTGGGTGCTAAAATAACAAGCCTTTTAGCAGAAGGTGGTATGGAACATTTAAATGTGGAAATCCACATTGATGTTGGTAACCAGGGTGAGACAAAGGAGCTAATTCGCGAAGTGGTGGGTATGGTCACTGGCAGTGGCTTTGAGGCAAAAATCAAACCGGATTCCTTTGCGGCATCAAGCGTTGCAGATCGACATACCAAATAG
- the yabG gene encoding sporulation peptidase YabG, producing the protein MAKIQEGDIVARRSYGNDVFFKVTSVYRGADGKDYAVLKGLDIRLFASSLVDDLIKVDAKEVAKYWTQTMKKNTEVMDRVMKRRMSERGERLKRCTDGICMRRSDQADKGDPNDVEGFDVPGTVLHLDGDKDYLDLCMTTYRNLSIPAFGYAIDEEDQPKKVLALLEKHYPDILVLTGHDGVIKGAKDLTDVNNYHNTKYFIEAVKIARTFEKSRDDLVIFAGACQSCYEAVLSAGANFASSPKRVLIHAFDPVFVVEKIAYTSIHDPIAIRDIIKSTITGFDGIGGVETRGKHRLGVPRTEY; encoded by the coding sequence GTGGCAAAAATTCAAGAAGGCGATATTGTTGCCCGGCGATCCTACGGCAACGATGTTTTTTTTAAAGTTACCAGTGTTTACCGGGGGGCAGATGGTAAAGACTATGCCGTTCTCAAGGGACTGGATATAAGGTTATTTGCAAGTTCGTTAGTTGATGACTTAATCAAAGTAGATGCAAAGGAAGTGGCAAAATATTGGACCCAAACCATGAAAAAAAATACCGAGGTTATGGACCGGGTCATGAAAAGACGTATGTCTGAGAGAGGAGAAAGGCTTAAAAGATGCACCGATGGCATATGCATGAGGCGGTCTGATCAAGCTGATAAAGGAGACCCCAATGATGTTGAGGGTTTTGATGTGCCCGGTACAGTACTTCATTTGGATGGCGATAAGGACTATCTAGACCTATGTATGACCACCTATCGCAATCTTTCGATACCGGCTTTCGGGTATGCCATTGACGAAGAGGATCAGCCCAAAAAAGTGCTAGCTCTTCTGGAAAAACATTACCCGGATATTTTAGTACTTACCGGGCATGACGGAGTAATAAAGGGTGCGAAGGATTTAACCGATGTAAACAATTATCACAATACAAAATACTTTATCGAGGCGGTTAAAATTGCCCGTACCTTTGAAAAGAGTCGGGATGATCTAGTTATATTTGCTGGTGCATGCCAATCATGTTATGAAGCAGTCTTAAGCGCAGGTGCTAACTTTGCAAGCTCACCCAAACGAGTTCTGATCCATGCCTTTGATCCGGTGTTTGTGGTGGAAAAAATTGCCTATACATCAATTCATGACCCCATTGCCATTCGAGATATTATTAAAAGTACCATTACCGGCTTTGATGGTATTGGTGGTGTAGAAACCAGAGGCAAACACCGTTTAGGTGTTCCTAGAACAGAATATTAA
- a CDS encoding CAP domain-containing protein: MQYRLKKVSVFLATLFLFAIMLPFMASPVALAATGDDQEMVRLVNEARQKAGITTLTYDQDLSVQASKNLEYYQRTGQSPSSSMLLNIAKSGGYSTIGQTIVRSNDVAGMVQKQLKYYGSRSILNTKYNRIGLAIVDTNYGKLCVQLLAYKPITEPVEQPKQPAPEPVPQPEPQPQPTPQPEPPAPQEPASFMNDFQKQVVDLVNAERAKYGLKPVVAKEDLTKVAQVKAQDMYQSRYFSHYSPNYGSPFDLMRKFGISYTAAGENIAMGQKTAAQVMQDWMNSSGHRANILNANYNEIGVGVYQSYNGYGYIWVQEFARR, translated from the coding sequence ATGCAGTATCGACTTAAAAAAGTTTCCGTGTTTCTGGCTACCTTATTCCTATTTGCCATTATGTTACCCTTCATGGCATCACCAGTAGCTTTAGCAGCAACCGGTGATGATCAAGAGATGGTAAGATTGGTAAACGAAGCCCGCCAAAAAGCAGGGATAACCACTCTGACTTACGACCAAGACTTATCAGTGCAAGCGTCCAAGAATCTGGAATATTATCAGAGAACCGGTCAAAGTCCCAGTTCCTCTATGCTATTAAATATTGCTAAAAGTGGGGGCTATAGCACCATTGGACAGACCATAGTACGTAGCAATGATGTTGCAGGGATGGTTCAAAAGCAACTGAAGTACTATGGCAGCCGTTCCATACTGAATACGAAATACAACCGAATTGGTTTGGCTATCGTAGACACCAATTATGGTAAGCTATGTGTTCAGTTACTGGCGTATAAACCAATCACTGAGCCTGTGGAACAGCCAAAACAACCAGCACCAGAACCAGTTCCCCAGCCCGAACCACAACCACAACCTACCCCCCAGCCTGAGCCACCTGCACCCCAAGAACCGGCTAGCTTTATGAATGATTTCCAGAAGCAGGTGGTGGATCTGGTAAATGCTGAAAGAGCAAAATATGGCTTAAAGCCCGTAGTTGCCAAAGAAGACCTAACCAAGGTAGCCCAGGTAAAGGCGCAGGATATGTACCAGAGCAGGTATTTCTCCCACTATTCACCCAATTATGGTTCCCCCTTTGACCTGATGCGTAAATTCGGTATCAGTTACACCGCTGCAGGTGAAAACATTGCCATGGGCCAAAAAACAGCTGCTCAGGTTATGCAGGATTGGATGAACAGTTCTGGTCACCGTGCCAATATTTTAAATGCCAATTATAATGAAATTGGGGTTGGTGTTTACCAAAGTTATAATGGATATGGCTATATCTGGGTACAGGAGTTTGCACGCAGGTAA
- a CDS encoding DUF3794 and LysM peptidoglycan-binding domain-containing protein codes for MVMRKRPKLKFRQNNDENENQQFETERIRVKQLIGENTEQTVIRDTVKLPYGYPDIEEILSIDTKVKLKKAEIIPNKVIVEGKLRFKVLYTAFEKDQSVHAFDEEIEFTDFIEVEGARPGMDAEIEFVVEDFSLKLSRSCEYDLTAVLQITAKITEDREVDAIIECPMGYNCETERMSLEQVVGSNTKQILIDDEFELPDERDFLVSDVLKCMCDVEITKVRVIKNKILFDGEVDMECLYAVERRADKGKHGHGEWHADKKGHGFEDPKEDKFGVHSFERTFKFSNFIEVEGAEQGMEAYVDAMVESCSLDITDVSDCKFSPLIVLKIKARVVEDREVDVVTDIEGADVDTVTLDMESLVAEECKQVIIRDAKETPAGKPDVDKVREITVGDVVIKDVDVIQDKVLIKGTVEFEILYIAMNERKSLHTIHRKVDFKTFIDVPGARPENEADIDVEVEWANVKLEKDCELLIEAVLKVCARVTETVEQDVVIGFTPRPTVPPTTLPPTTTCVPGTTFNYTIAKGDTLSKLAQRYGTTVQAIQAANPEITNPNMLNVGDVIKIPCVAKG; via the coding sequence ATGGTCATGAGAAAAAGGCCCAAGCTAAAATTCCGGCAAAATAATGATGAAAACGAAAATCAACAATTTGAAACTGAAAGAATCAGGGTCAAACAACTCATAGGCGAAAATACCGAACAAACTGTTATCCGTGATACCGTAAAGCTGCCCTATGGCTACCCGGATATTGAGGAAATCCTTTCTATTGACACAAAGGTTAAGTTAAAAAAAGCTGAGATTATCCCCAATAAGGTGATTGTAGAAGGAAAGCTTCGCTTCAAAGTTTTATACACCGCCTTTGAAAAGGATCAATCTGTACACGCGTTTGACGAAGAAATTGAGTTTACCGATTTTATTGAGGTAGAGGGTGCTCGGCCGGGCATGGATGCTGAGATTGAGTTTGTGGTTGAGGACTTTAGCCTAAAACTAAGCCGCTCCTGCGAGTATGATTTGACTGCTGTACTGCAGATTACTGCAAAGATTACCGAGGACCGTGAAGTTGATGCCATTATTGAATGTCCCATGGGTTATAACTGTGAAACTGAAAGAATGAGCCTAGAGCAAGTAGTGGGCAGCAACACCAAACAAATTCTGATTGATGATGAGTTTGAACTACCGGATGAAAGAGATTTCCTTGTTAGCGATGTTCTTAAGTGTATGTGTGATGTAGAAATAACCAAGGTTAGAGTTATTAAAAATAAGATACTTTTTGATGGCGAAGTGGATATGGAATGCCTCTATGCCGTTGAGAGAAGGGCTGACAAGGGAAAACATGGGCACGGGGAATGGCATGCGGATAAAAAAGGGCATGGGTTTGAAGATCCCAAGGAGGATAAGTTTGGTGTTCATTCCTTTGAGAGAACTTTTAAGTTTAGTAATTTTATAGAAGTTGAGGGCGCCGAACAGGGGATGGAAGCCTATGTGGATGCCATGGTGGAATCCTGTAGCCTGGATATTACAGACGTAAGCGATTGCAAGTTTTCCCCCCTCATTGTACTAAAAATTAAAGCTCGTGTGGTAGAAGATCGGGAAGTGGATGTTGTTACAGATATTGAGGGGGCAGACGTTGATACTGTAACACTGGATATGGAAAGTCTAGTGGCTGAAGAGTGTAAACAGGTTATCATTCGGGATGCCAAAGAAACCCCTGCTGGAAAACCTGATGTGGATAAGGTGCGGGAAATTACAGTCGGGGATGTTGTAATCAAGGATGTAGATGTCATTCAGGATAAGGTTCTAATTAAGGGCACCGTTGAGTTTGAAATTCTTTACATTGCCATGAATGAAAGAAAATCTTTGCATACTATTCACAGGAAAGTTGATTTTAAAACTTTTATTGATGTACCTGGGGCCCGTCCGGAAAATGAAGCTGACATTGATGTAGAGGTTGAATGGGCTAATGTAAAATTGGAAAAAGACTGTGAACTCCTGATAGAAGCGGTACTAAAAGTATGTGCAAGGGTAACAGAAACCGTCGAGCAAGACGTGGTCATTGGCTTTACACCCAGGCCCACCGTACCACCTACCACATTGCCTCCCACCACAACCTGTGTTCCGGGCACAACCTTTAACTACACCATTGCCAAGGGGGATACCCTAAGCAAACTGGCCCAGCGTTATGGTACTACGGTGCAAGCCATTCAAGCAGCTAATCCGGAAATCACAAATCCCAATATGCTCAATGTTGGGGATGTTATTAAAATTCCTTGCGTAGCCAAGGGTTAA
- a CDS encoding DUF3794 domain-containing protein, giving the protein MPNGFTGCVLVKLPIVIADVTDSITVDNTTCLDELAKKVDHIDVVVRDLEADPVFGRTIAPVHLPGFRQNVITPGQYPGYVQNYCNSPKATVHAFEVECGPRELKSITVSGTIHKQIYYVNKHDDVRHLGEDIPFTKTVKLEPPLPVMNPGNIDIEFKDVDVDVAFDIPRPTRINQSATVSFVIKITEDHQIFIQTCIPDQDLVGQQVLANTGFEAFSGCVLDVWQTANVVPGQPGRNGGFSVGLAGPAPSECLPTVPNTASLVQSIPSEVIRPGLKYEFCFYIQDVVPTGIVENYTVEAKISFYDATGQVINSSAVTTVDENAVTGTWKQVCVTSNAAPEGAVSGNVSIVYTRGTGDNGSFVRIDDATLTVRS; this is encoded by the coding sequence ATGCCTAACGGTTTCACCGGTTGTGTACTAGTTAAACTGCCTATTGTAATAGCGGATGTTACGGACTCCATCACAGTGGATAATACCACCTGTCTTGATGAGCTAGCCAAAAAAGTTGACCATATCGATGTAGTGGTAAGGGATTTGGAAGCGGATCCGGTTTTTGGTCGCACCATTGCCCCGGTTCACCTGCCAGGTTTTCGTCAAAATGTTATAACCCCTGGTCAATATCCTGGCTATGTTCAAAATTACTGCAATAGCCCAAAGGCTACTGTGCATGCCTTTGAAGTAGAGTGTGGTCCCAGAGAACTCAAGAGTATAACCGTTTCAGGGACCATCCATAAGCAAATTTACTATGTCAATAAGCATGATGATGTTCGTCATCTGGGAGAAGATATTCCTTTCACCAAGACTGTGAAGCTGGAACCGCCTCTCCCCGTTATGAACCCCGGTAATATTGATATTGAATTTAAGGACGTTGATGTTGATGTTGCCTTTGATATTCCACGTCCTACCCGTATTAATCAATCAGCCACTGTTAGTTTCGTTATTAAGATTACCGAGGATCATCAAATCTTTATCCAAACCTGTATACCTGATCAGGATCTAGTGGGTCAGCAAGTATTGGCAAATACTGGCTTTGAAGCCTTTTCTGGCTGTGTGCTGGATGTATGGCAAACAGCCAATGTAGTTCCCGGCCAGCCTGGCAGAAATGGCGGTTTCTCTGTTGGTTTAGCAGGTCCTGCTCCGTCAGAATGTCTCCCTACCGTTCCCAATACGGCTTCCTTGGTGCAAAGTATTCCCAGTGAGGTTATCCGTCCCGGACTGAAGTATGAATTCTGTTTCTACATTCAAGATGTGGTGCCCACCGGTATTGTGGAAAATTATACCGTAGAAGCCAAAATTTCCTTCTACGATGCCACCGGTCAGGTTATTAATTCCTCTGCGGTAACCACTGTGGATGAAAATGCCGTAACCGGAACCTGGAAGCAAGTTTGCGTAACCTCCAACGCCGCTCCAGAAGGGGCAGTATCAGGTAATGTTTCCATCGTATACACCAGAGGCACCGGTGATAACGGCTCCTTTGTCCGGATTGACGATGCCACGTTAACCGTACGTTCTTAA